One genomic segment of Amycolatopsis sp. Hca4 includes these proteins:
- a CDS encoding cell wall metabolism sensor histidine kinase WalK, whose amino-acid sequence MRERRKLTLRARVAVLSALGVALAVVVVSLAGWWLMHGRMYDHLDRQVRAQTAEAARAATPEDALRLLHSVDELPDNWSDGDVPDDAAQLLVQVGPPPPVVVRFLDNRGDVVAATAGAAWLGPVGSSAAAVAESGTGEDLDDAGPDDETVYRVHTAPRDGGAIQVGSRVIGIEGTLDDLRVLLTWIGLAGAALAGVVGWGVARTGLRPVHRLTGAVETVAETQDLDSSIPVTGRDEIARLATAVNHLLTALAASKAAQQQLVQDAGHELRTPLTSLRTNVELLRYADAQQGSGKVLAPDDRARLLRDLGIQAEELTTLTTELVELAAENTDPEPFGPLDLADVVHGAVIRARARWPQVVFAVSATPASLTGQPGGLSRVVLNLLDNAAKWSPPGGTVRVRLSTTDGQAELTVTDEGPGISEQDRPKVFERFYRATAARSMPGSGLGLAIVAQIVRTHAGSVVVGTASGGGAELRVRLPADHAS is encoded by the coding sequence GTGAGGGAACGGCGCAAGCTCACCCTCCGCGCCCGGGTCGCGGTCCTCTCCGCGCTCGGCGTCGCGCTCGCCGTCGTCGTCGTGTCGCTCGCCGGGTGGTGGCTGATGCACGGCCGGATGTACGACCACCTGGACCGCCAGGTGCGCGCCCAGACGGCCGAGGCCGCGCGGGCGGCGACCCCCGAGGACGCCCTGCGGCTCCTGCACAGCGTCGACGAACTACCGGACAACTGGTCGGACGGCGACGTCCCGGACGATGCCGCGCAGCTGCTCGTCCAGGTCGGCCCGCCGCCGCCCGTCGTCGTCCGGTTCCTCGACAACCGCGGGGACGTCGTGGCCGCCACCGCGGGCGCCGCGTGGCTGGGACCGGTCGGCTCGTCCGCCGCCGCGGTCGCGGAGAGCGGGACCGGCGAGGACCTCGACGACGCCGGGCCGGACGACGAGACGGTCTACCGCGTGCACACCGCGCCCCGGGACGGCGGCGCGATCCAGGTCGGCAGCCGGGTGATCGGCATCGAAGGGACCCTCGACGACCTCCGCGTGCTGCTCACCTGGATCGGGCTCGCCGGCGCCGCGCTCGCCGGCGTGGTCGGCTGGGGTGTCGCCCGGACCGGCCTGCGCCCGGTCCACCGGCTCACCGGGGCCGTCGAGACGGTGGCCGAGACCCAGGACCTGGACAGCTCGATCCCGGTGACCGGCCGCGACGAGATCGCCCGGCTCGCCACCGCGGTCAACCACCTGCTGACCGCGCTCGCCGCGTCGAAAGCCGCCCAGCAGCAGCTCGTCCAGGACGCCGGGCACGAGCTGCGGACGCCGCTGACCAGCCTGCGCACCAACGTCGAACTGCTCCGCTACGCCGACGCGCAACAGGGATCGGGCAAGGTGCTCGCCCCGGACGACCGCGCCCGGCTGCTGCGCGACCTCGGCATCCAGGCCGAAGAGCTGACCACCCTCACCACCGAGCTGGTCGAGCTGGCCGCGGAGAACACCGACCCCGAGCCGTTCGGCCCGCTGGACCTGGCCGACGTCGTCCACGGCGCGGTCATCCGAGCCCGCGCGCGCTGGCCGCAGGTCGTGTTCGCCGTCTCGGCCACGCCCGCGAGCCTGACCGGCCAGCCGGGCGGGCTGTCCCGGGTCGTGCTGAACCTGCTGGACAACGCGGCGAAGTGGAGCCCGCCCGGTGGCACCGTCCGGGTCCGGCTGTCCACAACGGACGGACAGGCCGAACTGACGGTCACCGACGAAGGACCGGGCATCAGCGAGCAGGACCGGCCGAAGGTCTTCGAGCGCTTCTACCGGGCCACCGCCGCCCGGTCGATGCCCGGCTCGGGGCTCGGGCTGGCGATCGTGGCGCAGATCGTGCGCACGCACGCGGGCAGCGTGGTGGTGGGCACGGCCTCCGGCGGCGGCGCGGAGCTCCGGGTGCGGCTGCCGGCCGACCATGCTTCCTGA
- the hpxZ gene encoding oxalurate catabolism protein HpxZ codes for MSTTNGFAELGATGPVVDDPAVRAEVAAAFARYEAALVAGDHAVLNESFWASPATVRFGVADHQRGIDELRAWRATQGPLGGRVTYGTEITTFGTGTAVVTTLFRYPGRPVVGRQSQTWVRMPAGWRIVSAHVSEVGTETG; via the coding sequence ATGAGCACCACCAACGGGTTCGCCGAACTCGGGGCCACCGGCCCCGTCGTCGACGATCCGGCCGTGCGCGCCGAAGTGGCGGCGGCCTTCGCCCGCTACGAAGCCGCGCTGGTGGCCGGCGACCACGCCGTGCTGAACGAGTCGTTCTGGGCCAGCCCGGCGACCGTCCGCTTCGGCGTCGCCGACCACCAGCGGGGCATCGACGAGCTGCGCGCTTGGCGCGCCACCCAGGGACCCCTCGGCGGCCGGGTCACCTACGGCACCGAGATCACCACCTTCGGCACCGGCACCGCCGTGGTGACCACCCTGTTCCGCTACCCCGGCCGTCCGGTCGTGGGCCGGCAGAGCCAGACGTGGGTGCGGATGCCCGCCGGCTGGCGGATCGTCAGTGCCCACGTCTCGGAGGTCGGCACCGAGACCGGGTAG
- a CDS encoding BTAD domain-containing putative transcriptional regulator yields the protein MRFRILGTLEVQADGSRITLPSPRQQRALAVLLLNANAVVPVERMIDALWEDEPPATAVKQVRNCVSALRGRLGELGEAIVTDGPGYRLQAGAGELDVLRFRRHVAAARALAGQAKLVDAVEEIRAALLLWRGPALDGLRTTTLAGRAVLLDEQRAEAVELGAEWRLRLGETGEVVRELTEFCGEHPTRELSHLLLMRALAKEGRYAEASTLFHGLRRRLADELGVDPNPDLRRLHEQILAEATPSAADPEPEAPPHHRFDRAVGELAEAVTWQWRAEAELRALHRPQPIRLRWSAAPRRGKPARRGDLDNIAGTFTALPVPQLVVLGDPGSGKSVLALMLTLELLRTRTPDAPVPVLLSLASWDPRREHLDSWLAARLADNHPALLTAREYGTDAPTRLVLGGHVVPVLDGLDEMPADLRVAALDALDQTMGAGRSLVLTCRSAEYEQVTRESGTVLAAATVVRLEPVARQEAITYLAARHGEDRWLPVADRLRREPDAALARVLRTPLMVDLARIGYGRPPADPADLLATGDAAALEGQLLDSFVPTAYAQVPQPPGRNPKTSPSGRYTAEQATRWLGFLARHLERTRSRDLAWWQLYRAVPAGTRSGLVGVLVALFFVVTGWVDDGPVLAAIYGLSFGGAAYVTHRFGRPPEPLRTELRFAGAARKFAGRFAIGAAVGVLLGLGWSLAAGLVVLLAVVFGLVFAVHVWLAKPVDASRVASPRTILRNERTGAIALALSFLVSLGLFDGMAFAFTANTRFLPVFGGRYDLALAIAGGLAGALFGFSMARGVAAVSYGVAGAVAGGQVFPPATNPVAPFVVGVCFGIGIALAVLVTRAWGNYFVHHLWLAATGRLPWRLVHFLDDAHRRGVLRQAGGVYQFRHARVQERLAEVTGGRLEG from the coding sequence ATGAGGTTCCGGATTCTCGGGACGCTGGAAGTGCAGGCGGACGGGAGCCGGATCACCCTGCCGAGCCCGCGGCAGCAGCGGGCCCTCGCCGTCCTGTTGCTCAACGCGAACGCCGTCGTCCCGGTGGAGCGGATGATCGACGCGCTCTGGGAGGACGAGCCGCCCGCGACCGCGGTGAAGCAGGTGCGCAACTGCGTTTCCGCGTTGCGGGGCCGGCTCGGGGAACTCGGCGAGGCCATCGTCACCGACGGGCCCGGGTACCGGCTGCAGGCCGGCGCCGGCGAGCTCGACGTCCTCCGCTTCCGGCGGCACGTCGCCGCCGCGCGGGCGCTCGCCGGCCAAGCCAAGCTCGTGGACGCCGTCGAAGAAATCCGGGCCGCGCTCCTGCTGTGGCGGGGTCCCGCGCTCGACGGGCTGCGGACCACCACGCTCGCCGGCCGGGCCGTACTGCTCGACGAACAGCGGGCCGAGGCCGTCGAACTCGGGGCCGAATGGCGGCTCCGGCTCGGCGAAACGGGGGAAGTCGTCCGCGAGCTCACCGAGTTCTGCGGCGAACACCCGACGCGCGAGCTGTCCCACCTGCTCCTGATGCGCGCCCTCGCGAAGGAAGGCCGCTACGCCGAAGCCTCGACGCTGTTCCACGGCCTGCGCCGCCGGCTGGCCGACGAGCTCGGCGTCGACCCGAACCCCGACCTGCGGCGGCTGCACGAGCAGATCCTCGCCGAAGCCACGCCCAGCGCCGCGGACCCCGAGCCGGAAGCCCCGCCGCACCACCGGTTCGACCGGGCGGTCGGCGAACTCGCCGAAGCCGTCACGTGGCAGTGGCGCGCCGAAGCCGAACTGCGAGCGCTGCACCGGCCGCAGCCGATCCGGCTGCGCTGGTCGGCGGCCCCGCGCCGGGGGAAGCCGGCGCGGCGGGGCGATCTCGACAACATCGCCGGGACGTTCACCGCGCTGCCCGTGCCGCAGCTGGTGGTGCTCGGCGATCCCGGCTCCGGCAAGTCCGTGCTCGCCCTGATGCTGACCCTGGAACTGCTCCGCACCCGCACGCCGGACGCCCCGGTCCCGGTGCTGCTGTCCCTGGCGTCGTGGGACCCGCGGCGGGAGCACCTCGACTCCTGGCTCGCGGCCCGCCTCGCCGACAACCACCCGGCGCTGCTCACCGCGCGCGAGTACGGGACCGACGCCCCGACCCGGCTCGTCCTCGGCGGCCACGTCGTGCCGGTCCTCGACGGCCTCGACGAGATGCCCGCCGACCTGCGCGTCGCCGCGCTCGACGCGCTGGACCAGACCATGGGGGCCGGGCGCTCGCTGGTGCTCACCTGCCGCTCCGCCGAATACGAGCAGGTGACGCGGGAGTCCGGCACCGTGCTCGCGGCGGCCACCGTGGTGCGGCTGGAACCCGTCGCCCGCCAGGAGGCGATCACCTACCTGGCCGCGCGGCACGGCGAGGACCGCTGGCTGCCCGTCGCCGACCGGCTGCGCCGCGAGCCGGACGCGGCGCTGGCCCGGGTGCTGCGGACGCCGCTCATGGTCGACCTGGCCCGGATCGGCTACGGCCGTCCGCCCGCCGATCCCGCGGACCTGCTCGCCACCGGGGACGCCGCCGCGCTGGAAGGGCAGCTGCTCGACTCGTTCGTCCCCACCGCCTACGCGCAGGTGCCGCAGCCGCCGGGGCGCAACCCGAAGACCAGCCCGTCCGGGCGCTACACCGCGGAGCAGGCGACCCGCTGGCTGGGTTTCCTGGCCCGGCACCTCGAGCGGACGCGCAGCCGCGACCTGGCCTGGTGGCAGCTGTACCGGGCAGTGCCCGCGGGCACCCGGTCGGGCCTGGTCGGCGTGCTGGTCGCGCTGTTCTTCGTCGTCACCGGCTGGGTCGACGACGGACCGGTGCTGGCGGCGATCTACGGCCTGTCCTTCGGCGGCGCCGCCTACGTGACGCACCGGTTCGGCCGTCCGCCGGAACCGCTGCGCACCGAACTGCGCTTCGCCGGCGCGGCCCGGAAGTTCGCCGGCCGCTTCGCGATCGGGGCCGCCGTCGGCGTCCTGCTCGGCCTGGGCTGGTCGCTGGCCGCGGGCCTGGTCGTCCTGCTGGCGGTGGTGTTCGGCCTGGTGTTCGCGGTGCACGTGTGGCTGGCGAAACCGGTCGACGCCAGCCGCGTGGCGAGCCCGCGGACGATCCTGCGCAACGAGCGGACCGGCGCGATCGCGTTGGCGCTGTCGTTCCTGGTGTCACTCGGGCTGTTCGACGGGATGGCGTTCGCGTTCACCGCGAACACGCGGTTCTTGCCGGTGTTCGGCGGTCGCTACGACCTCGCGCTGGCCATCGCGGGCGGCCTGGCGGGAGCGCTGTTCGGGTTCTCCATGGCCCGCGGGGTGGCGGCGGTGAGCTACGGCGTGGCGGGGGCGGTGGCGGGCGGCCAGGTGTTCCCGCCGGCGACGAACCCGGTGGCGCCGTTCGTGGTGGGCGTGTGCTTCGGGATCGGCATCGCGCTGGCGGTCCTGGTGACGCGGGCGTGGGGCAACTACTTCGTCCACCACCTGTGGCTGGCGGCGACCGGCCGCCTGCCGTGGCGGCTGGTGCACTTCCTCGACGACGCCCACCGGCGCGGGGTGCTGCGGCAGGCCGGGGGCGTCTACCAGTTCCGGCACGCGCGGGTGCAGGAGCGGCTCGCCGAAGTCACCGGCGGCCGGCTCGAGGGCTGA
- a CDS encoding regulator — protein MSLFTRTRSRSGSDGELPLWVSGDLNAFFGLGFNVLVNVLVLSGLCLGVAKISSGDVYGVILPALGIQLLIGNVYYTWLGRRLARKENRTDVTAMPYGPSVPHMFIVTFVIMLPVYLRTNDPIKAWQAGLAWSFIIGLIVLAGAFVGPYIRRFTPQAAMLGTLAGISIAFISMRPAGQMWAAAWIALPVFALLLIGFFAGVKLPFGIPIGLAALVVGTAVGWIGGYMHPADVSAAARDIVTGLPSFQFDLLGHGLAEIGPLLATAIPLGIYNFTEGMTNVESAAAAGDSFNLRSVLLADGIGAIVGSALGSPFPPAVYIGHPGWKEVGGRTAYSMLTGVVIALMCFGGLFGLLSALLPVPAIVPILLYIGLLIGAQAFRVVPRPHAVAVVMAIIPNVASWATGQMDNVLSAAGTSAAKVGEPALESAGVVYQGLHLLGDGAILAGLVLGAITAFLIDKQFWWAAGYAAAGAVLSFVGLIHAEQVGWNAGGGQVALGYLFFAVVCAVFAVFHRDPAADAELPPPGTDLIDAKPAASAS, from the coding sequence ATGTCCCTCTTCACGCGCACCCGCAGCCGCTCCGGCTCCGATGGCGAACTGCCCTTGTGGGTCAGCGGTGACCTCAACGCGTTCTTCGGGCTCGGCTTCAACGTCCTGGTGAACGTCCTGGTGCTCTCCGGCCTCTGCCTGGGCGTCGCGAAGATCTCTTCGGGCGACGTGTACGGGGTGATCCTGCCGGCACTGGGCATCCAGCTGCTGATCGGCAACGTCTACTACACCTGGCTCGGCAGGCGCCTGGCCCGCAAGGAGAACCGCACCGACGTCACCGCCATGCCCTACGGGCCCAGCGTGCCGCACATGTTCATCGTGACGTTCGTGATCATGCTGCCGGTGTACCTGCGCACCAACGATCCGATCAAGGCGTGGCAGGCGGGTCTCGCGTGGTCGTTCATCATCGGGCTGATCGTGCTGGCCGGCGCGTTCGTCGGCCCCTACATCCGGCGGTTCACGCCGCAGGCGGCGATGCTCGGCACGCTCGCCGGCATCTCCATCGCCTTCATCTCGATGCGCCCGGCCGGCCAGATGTGGGCGGCCGCGTGGATCGCGCTGCCGGTGTTCGCGTTGCTGCTCATCGGTTTCTTCGCCGGGGTGAAGCTGCCGTTCGGCATCCCGATCGGCCTGGCCGCGCTGGTGGTGGGCACCGCCGTCGGCTGGATCGGCGGCTACATGCACCCCGCGGACGTGTCCGCGGCCGCTCGCGACATCGTCACCGGCCTGCCGTCGTTCCAGTTCGACCTGCTGGGGCACGGACTGGCCGAGATCGGCCCGTTGCTGGCCACCGCCATCCCGTTGGGCATCTACAACTTCACCGAGGGCATGACCAACGTGGAGAGCGCCGCGGCCGCGGGCGACAGCTTCAACCTGCGCAGTGTGCTGCTGGCCGACGGCATCGGCGCGATCGTCGGTTCGGCGCTCGGCTCGCCGTTCCCGCCCGCCGTCTACATCGGACACCCGGGGTGGAAGGAGGTCGGCGGCCGCACGGCGTACTCGATGCTGACCGGCGTCGTCATCGCGCTCATGTGCTTCGGCGGCCTGTTCGGGCTGCTCAGCGCGCTGCTGCCGGTGCCGGCGATCGTGCCGATCCTGCTGTACATCGGCCTGCTGATCGGCGCGCAGGCGTTCCGGGTCGTCCCGCGGCCGCACGCGGTGGCGGTGGTCATGGCCATCATCCCCAACGTCGCGTCCTGGGCGACCGGCCAGATGGACAACGTGCTGTCGGCGGCGGGCACCAGCGCGGCGAAGGTCGGGGAACCCGCGCTGGAGAGCGCGGGCGTGGTCTACCAGGGCCTGCACCTGCTCGGCGACGGCGCCATCCTGGCCGGGCTGGTCCTCGGCGCGATCACCGCGTTCCTCATCGACAAGCAGTTCTGGTGGGCCGCCGGCTACGCGGCGGCCGGTGCGGTGCTGTCGTTCGTCGGGCTGATCCACGCCGAGCAGGTCGGCTGGAACGCCGGCGGCGGCCAGGTCGCGCTGGGCTACCTGTTCTTCGCCGTGGTCTGTGCGGTGTTCGCGGTGTTCCACCGCGACCCGGCGGCCGACGCCGAGCTGCCGCCGCCCGGCACGGACCTGATCGACGCGAAGCCCGCGGCCTCCGCTTCATGA
- a CDS encoding glycosyltransferase, which translates to MLIPAIGLAAAGACCFAGTVHLQHNAVRHATAVPAGIRAVLRTPGWYAGIGLAGLGAGLHVLALTMAPLAVVQPVGVLTLVLTALLARTPITRRVFAALAMSVAGPAGFVALAATATTAALPAPGLGTAQWALLAAAGLAAASRATLGRARALLCALGAAVLFGFTSALVRAAAVAPLSGMTVFAVAEAVAATLAGAWLLHQAYAGGPAPVVAGATTIGDPLSAVLIGVFAYGELTPGQLAGLAVPGLVAVAGLVLLARTLPAPAAPVRRPRRAGPLRIAITADTYPPDVNGAANFAARLAAGLAGRGHEVHVVCPSPTAEPVTETAAGVTVHRIGSTRTPFHPTFRICPPWRTARAVPALLAAIDPDVVHTQAHFLVGRSAVRAATAAGVPVVATNHFMPENLLGYGPLPRWTHRPLARLAWRDLVRVFDRATVCTTPTPRAAGLLERHGLHRPVLAISCGVDRAHYAGPPEPPAGPPAVLFVGRLDAEKNVHELLEAAVLLPPHVRVELVGDGSERARLEALADRLGIADRVAFHGFVPDAELVRAYRRCAVFCMPGTAELQSLVTMEAMAAGKPVVAADAMALPHLVRPGRNGRLYPPGDPAALAAQLTAVLADEPARAAMGRASLDLIAAHDLESTVDAFAGVYRDVAVRPVAAAAVR; encoded by the coding sequence ATGCTGATCCCCGCCATCGGCCTCGCCGCCGCCGGTGCCTGCTGCTTCGCCGGCACCGTCCACCTGCAGCACAACGCCGTCCGCCACGCGACCGCCGTCCCGGCCGGGATCCGGGCGGTCCTGCGCACCCCCGGCTGGTACGCCGGGATCGGGCTCGCCGGCCTGGGCGCCGGGCTGCACGTCCTCGCGCTCACCATGGCCCCTCTCGCGGTGGTGCAGCCGGTCGGCGTGCTCACCCTGGTGCTCACCGCCCTGCTCGCCCGCACCCCGATCACCCGGCGCGTCTTCGCCGCACTGGCCATGAGCGTCGCCGGGCCGGCGGGGTTCGTCGCGCTCGCCGCCACGGCCACGACCGCCGCCCTGCCCGCTCCCGGCCTCGGCACCGCGCAGTGGGCTCTGCTCGCCGCAGCCGGGCTGGCCGCGGCGAGCCGGGCCACCCTCGGCCGCGCCCGGGCGCTGCTGTGCGCGCTCGGCGCGGCCGTGCTCTTCGGGTTCACCTCGGCGCTCGTCCGCGCCGCGGCCGTCGCGCCGCTGAGTGGCATGACCGTCTTCGCGGTCGCCGAAGCCGTGGCGGCGACGCTCGCCGGGGCGTGGCTGCTGCACCAGGCCTACGCCGGCGGGCCCGCGCCGGTGGTGGCCGGCGCGACCACCATCGGCGACCCGCTCAGCGCGGTCCTCATCGGCGTCTTCGCCTACGGGGAACTGACTCCGGGGCAGCTGGCCGGCCTGGCCGTGCCGGGGCTGGTCGCGGTGGCCGGGCTCGTGCTGCTCGCCCGGACGCTGCCGGCCCCCGCCGCGCCCGTCCGGCGGCCGCGGCGGGCGGGACCGCTGCGGATCGCCATCACCGCGGACACCTACCCGCCGGACGTCAACGGCGCGGCGAACTTCGCCGCCCGGCTGGCGGCCGGGCTGGCCGGGCGCGGGCACGAGGTGCACGTCGTCTGCCCGTCGCCGACCGCGGAGCCGGTCACCGAAACGGCGGCCGGGGTGACCGTCCACCGGATCGGTTCGACGCGCACGCCGTTCCACCCGACGTTCCGGATCTGCCCGCCGTGGCGCACGGCCAGAGCCGTGCCTGCGCTGCTCGCCGCGATCGACCCCGACGTCGTGCACACCCAGGCGCACTTCCTGGTCGGCCGCAGCGCGGTCCGCGCCGCCACCGCGGCCGGCGTCCCGGTGGTCGCCACCAACCACTTCATGCCGGAGAACCTGCTCGGCTACGGCCCGCTGCCGCGCTGGACCCACCGCCCGCTGGCCCGGCTGGCGTGGCGCGACCTCGTGCGGGTCTTCGACCGCGCGACGGTCTGCACCACGCCGACGCCCCGCGCGGCCGGGCTGCTGGAACGCCACGGCCTGCACCGGCCCGTGCTGGCCATCTCCTGCGGGGTCGACCGCGCGCACTACGCCGGCCCGCCCGAGCCGCCCGCCGGCCCGCCCGCGGTGCTGTTCGTGGGACGGCTGGACGCCGAGAAGAACGTGCACGAGCTGCTCGAAGCCGCCGTCCTGCTGCCGCCGCACGTGCGGGTCGAGCTCGTCGGCGACGGCAGCGAACGCGCCCGCCTGGAGGCGCTGGCCGACCGGCTGGGGATCGCCGACCGGGTCGCCTTCCACGGGTTCGTCCCGGACGCGGAGCTGGTGCGGGCCTACCGGCGGTGCGCCGTGTTCTGCATGCCGGGCACCGCCGAGCTGCAGAGCCTGGTGACCATGGAGGCGATGGCCGCGGGCAAGCCGGTCGTCGCCGCGGACGCGATGGCGCTGCCGCACCTGGTCCGGCCCGGGCGCAACGGCCGCCTCTACCCGCCCGGCGACCCCGCGGCGCTCGCCGCGCAGCTCACCGCCGTGCTGGCCGACGAGCCGGCCCGGGCGGCGATGGGACGGGCCAGCCTCGACCTGATCGCCGCGCACGACCTCGAATCCACAGTGGACGCCTTCGCGGGCGTTTACCGCGATGTCGCGGTCCGCCCGGTGGCCGCGGCGGCGGTCCGGTGA
- a CDS encoding DUF998 domain-containing protein — MSSVETIRPAPVGHRPAGPWAVAALGCFGISVVTVVVLHFSRAAEVDPVRQVISDYALSEAGGFAVCVLALAAGTGFLLTGLARAGLPVTPPVVALAACWGGGLTLCAIFPTSPTGTPMTFSAEVHRYAGLVLFVSLPAAAGLLARGAAAHPAHRGLAARLRRHTDWAWAALVVFLLSQLPVLLAPSRAFDGPLFQGLTERLVFAGYLVLLGEPAVAILRSGRKPC; from the coding sequence GTGTCCTCCGTCGAAACGATCCGGCCCGCACCCGTCGGCCACCGCCCCGCCGGGCCGTGGGCCGTCGCCGCTCTCGGGTGCTTCGGGATTTCCGTCGTCACCGTGGTCGTCCTGCACTTCAGCCGGGCCGCCGAGGTCGATCCGGTGCGGCAGGTGATCAGCGACTACGCGTTGTCCGAAGCCGGCGGGTTCGCCGTCTGCGTGCTGGCCCTGGCCGCCGGCACCGGCTTCCTGCTGACCGGGCTGGCCCGCGCCGGGCTGCCGGTGACGCCGCCGGTCGTCGCGCTCGCGGCCTGCTGGGGTGGCGGGCTCACGCTCTGCGCGATCTTCCCCACCTCCCCCACCGGCACCCCGATGACGTTCTCCGCCGAAGTCCACCGCTACGCGGGCCTGGTGCTGTTCGTCAGCCTGCCGGCCGCGGCCGGGCTGCTGGCCCGCGGCGCCGCGGCCCACCCGGCGCACCGCGGCCTCGCCGCCCGGCTGCGGCGGCACACCGATTGGGCGTGGGCCGCACTCGTGGTCTTCCTGCTCAGCCAGCTGCCGGTGCTGCTGGCACCGTCCCGCGCCTTCGACGGCCCGCTGTTCCAGGGCCTCACCGAACGGCTCGTCTTCGCCGGCTACCTCGTCCTCCTGGGCGAGCCGGCCGTCGCCATCCTGCGCTCCGGAAGGAAACCATGCTGA
- a CDS encoding response regulator transcription factor, protein MLIVIADDEAAVCDSLSRTLRFEGYAVAVAHDGQAALDVIRAREPDGVILDVTMPVLDGLETCRRLRADGNLVPVLMLTARGDVTARVAGLEAGADDYLAKPFSLQELLARVRALLRRARYEAVPEPPGDLRFRDLALNPATREVVRAGRPVRLTRTEFAILELFLRHPRQVLTRSVLFEHVWGFDFGSSSNSLDVYLGYLRRKLEADGGGRLLHTVRGVGYVLREDPL, encoded by the coding sequence GTGCTGATCGTGATCGCCGATGACGAAGCTGCCGTGTGCGACTCGCTCTCGCGGACCCTGCGGTTCGAGGGCTACGCCGTCGCGGTCGCCCACGATGGCCAAGCCGCCCTCGATGTCATCCGGGCTCGGGAGCCCGACGGTGTCATCCTCGACGTCACCATGCCCGTGCTCGACGGGCTGGAAACCTGCCGACGATTGCGGGCCGATGGGAACCTCGTGCCCGTTCTGATGCTCACCGCGCGCGGGGACGTCACCGCGCGGGTCGCCGGGCTCGAGGCCGGGGCCGATGACTACCTCGCCAAGCCCTTCTCGCTGCAGGAACTGCTCGCGCGGGTGCGGGCCCTGCTGCGCCGGGCGCGGTACGAAGCCGTCCCAGAGCCTCCCGGCGATCTGCGGTTCCGGGATCTCGCCCTCAACCCCGCCACGCGGGAAGTCGTGCGCGCCGGCCGTCCGGTGCGGCTGACGCGGACCGAGTTCGCCATCCTCGAGCTGTTCCTGCGCCACCCTCGGCAGGTGCTGACCCGGTCCGTGCTGTTCGAACACGTCTGGGGCTTCGACTTCGGCAGCAGCTCCAACAGCCTCGACGTCTACCTCGGCTACCTGCGCCGGAAACTCGAGGCCGACGGCGGCGGCCGGCTGCTGCACACCGTCCGCGGCGTCGGCTACGTCCTGCGCGAGGACCCCCTGTGA
- a CDS encoding cysteine hydrolase family protein, giving the protein MTTPLEVDADPTAFRFEPATTALLVIDMQRDFIEPGGFGETLGNDVSLLRGVIPPLRRTLAATRAAGVMVIHTREGHLPDLSDCPPAKLRRGRPSMRIGDLGPGGRILIRGEHGHGIIDELAPADGEPVIDKPGKGAFYRTELGAMLSAAGITSLVVTGVTTEVCVHTTVREANDRGYECLVLSDCVGSYFPEFQDAGLAMISAQGGIFGWVAPSAAYLAALSVLAIPAR; this is encoded by the coding sequence ATGACCACTCCACTCGAGGTCGACGCCGATCCCACGGCGTTCCGGTTCGAGCCGGCCACGACCGCGCTCCTGGTGATCGACATGCAGCGGGACTTCATCGAACCGGGCGGGTTCGGCGAAACCCTCGGCAACGACGTGAGCCTGCTGCGCGGTGTCATCCCTCCGCTCCGGCGAACCCTCGCCGCGACGCGGGCCGCCGGCGTCATGGTGATCCACACCCGCGAGGGCCACCTGCCGGACCTGTCCGACTGCCCGCCCGCCAAACTCCGGCGCGGCCGCCCGTCGATGCGCATCGGCGATCTCGGCCCGGGAGGCCGGATCCTCATCCGGGGTGAACACGGGCACGGCATCATCGACGAACTCGCGCCCGCCGACGGCGAACCGGTGATCGACAAGCCGGGCAAGGGCGCGTTCTACCGGACCGAACTCGGCGCGATGCTGTCCGCGGCCGGCATCACCTCCCTGGTGGTGACCGGCGTGACGACCGAGGTCTGCGTGCACACCACCGTCCGCGAGGCCAACGACCGCGGCTACGAATGCCTGGTGCTGTCGGACTGCGTCGGCTCGTACTTCCCCGAGTTCCAGGACGCCGGTCTGGCCATGATCTCCGCGCAGGGCGGCATCTTCGGCTGGGTCGCCCCCTCGGCCGCCTACCTCGCCGCGCTTTCCGTTCTCGCCATCCCGGCCCGTTGA